The Sinobacterium caligoides DNA window AAAACCATATGTCTCGAAGTAATTTCACTTTATTTATTGTTATGTGTTGAGATCGTAGAATGATTACATCAAGTCAAGCACTGGCCTGACGCGACACAAACTAGAAATAAACAAATAAACAAATAAACAAATAAACAAATAAAGGCTGCAGTCACTGTTCTCAGACACTCCAGCACGACGACAAAAGATACCGTTAGACCAACTTAAACCATATATTTTAGGGAATATATTTATGAGCATTTTAAAATCAACGTTAATCGCTAGCGCCTCTCTACTCATCGCCATCAGCCATGCCAACGCGGCTGAAAACCCAGATACCGGCTGGTACGTCGGCGCCGGTGTTGCCGTCAATCAGCTTAAAGATGACGACGGCAGTAAAGAAACCTATAACGGCCCCTCATTCAATGCCGGCTATCAACTGAACCAACATCTAGCCCTTGAGCTAGGCATATCTGGCTTTGACAGCAAGCAAAGCTCCGAAGATGTCGACGGGAGCTACAAGGCTGAAACAGACGTCATATTCCTAACGCCTGCGGTGAAATGGTCTTATGCCGCCAGCGAGAGAATCAACCTGTATAGCAAAGTCGGTGCATCTATTGCTTTTGTAGACTATCAAAACACCAATGTGGATGACGGAGAGACATGGAGCAACAAGGCGAGCTCTGAATGGGACGTCAGCCCAATGATTAGCGTGGGCGCGGAGTGGGAGCTTGATAGCAACTGGGCCGTTAATGCCGAGTACACCTACCGCCCCACCGCTATCGATGTCGACATGGAGCTTGATGACGGGTCTACATTCAGCCACGACCTCGACCTAGAAGTGCAGAGCTTTACGCTGGGCGTAAACTACCGCTTCTAGTCATCGCTAAGGCGTAACAGCGAGCGCAGGTAATAATTGCCGACACTTATGGCTGGCCCCCAGCCATCGACAAAAGGCCTGCACTCGCCGCAACACATCACAAAACCATATGTCTTGAAGCAATTTCACTTTATTTATTGTTATGTGTTTAGGTCGTAGAATGATTACATCAAGTCAAGCACTGGCCTGACGCGACAAAAATTACAAATAAACAAATAAAAAAATAAAGGCTGGAGTCACTGTTCTCAGCGACTCCAGCACGACGACAAAAGATATCGTTAGACCAACTTAAACCATATATTTTAGGGAATATATTTATGAGCATTTTAAAATCAACGTTAATCGCTAGCGCCTCTCTACTCATCGCCATCAGCCATGCCAACGCGGCTGAAAACCCAGATACCGGCTGGTACGTCGGCGCCGGCATTGCCGTCAATCAGCTTAAAGGTGACGACGGCAGTAAAGAAACCTATAACGGCCCCTCATTCAATGCCGGCTATCAACTGAACCAACATCTAGCCCTTGAACTAGGCATATCTGGCTTTGACAGCAAGCAAAGCTCCGAAGATGTCGACGGGAGCTACAAGGCTGAAACAGACGTCATATTCCTAACGCCTGCGGTGAAATGGTCTTATGCCGCCAGCGAGAGAATCAACCTGTATAGCAAAGTCGGTGCATCTATTGCTTTTGTAGACCATCAAAGCACCAATGTGGATGACGGAGAGACATGGAGCAACAAGGCGAGCTCTGAATGGGACGTCAGCCCAATGATTAGCGTGGGCGCGGAGTGGGAGCTTGATAGCAACTGGGCCGTTAATGCCGAGTACACCTACCGCCCCACCGCTATCGATGTCGACATAGAGCTTGATGACGGGTCTACATTCAGCCACGACTTAGACCTAGAAGTGCAGAGCTTTACGCTGGGCGTAAACTACCGCTTCTAGTCATCGCTAAGGCGTAACAGCGAGCGCAGGTAATAATTACCGACACTTGTGGCTGGCCCCCCAGCCATCGACAAAAGGCCTGCACTCGCCGCAACACATCACAAAACGATATATCTCGAAGCAATTTCACTTTATTTATTGTTATGTGTTTAGGTCGTAGAATGATTACATCAAGTCAAGCACTGGCCTGACGCGACAAAAATTACAAATAAACAAATAAACAAATAAACAAATAAACAAATAAAGGCTGTAGTCACTGTTCTCAGCGACTCCAGCACGACGACAAAAGATACCGTTAGACCAACTTAAACCATATATTTTAGGGAATATATTTATGAGCATTTTAAAATCAACGTTAATCGCTAGCGCCTCTCTACTCATCGCCACCAGCCATGCCAACGCGGCTGAAAACCCAGATACCGGCTGGTACGTCGGCGCCGGTGTTGTCAGCAGCCAAATAAAAATCAAGGATAGCGACTTCGACGAGTCGTATACCGGCGCCGCATTGACCGCCGGCTATCAATTCAACGAGCATCTCTCCCTTGAACTCGGCTTATCCAACCTACATATCGATGAGACAACCGGGGACGATGAGTACAAGATGGAAACGACAGTAAGCCCAATCTTTCTGACACCGGCTGTAAAATGGTCCTTCGCCGCCAGCGAAAGCATCGATCTATATACCAAGCTCGGTGTATCCATTGCATTTACGGATACCACTGTTGTCACCACCCCGACTCACGAGAACTCAAGTGTGTACGAGGCTCGCTCAGAGTGGGACATCAACCCAACATTCAGCGTTGGCGCCGAGTGGGAACTCGATCACAACTGGGCCGTTAATGCCGAGTACACTTACAGCCCCACCGCGCTAAATGTAGAGTCTGAGATTGACGGCACCAAATACAACGACGACCTCGACCTAGAAGTACAGAGCTTCATGATCGGCTTAAGCTACCGCTTCTAGTCAATCACCAAATCGCAACAGAGGAGGGGGGTAGACGATTCCCCCCGATAAAACCAACCACGACGGTAACAGACTCACTAAAGCCTCATTACTCCCCCCCTTTCGCGTAACAACCTCTGAATTTAAAGACGTTAAAGCGAACGCAAGATCCTGCAAGACTAATCAGCAGCCAGTACTTCCGCACAGCGCTACAAGCCCCCAGAAAATTTCAGCTCGCCCCATTTCAATATATAAATAATTGTGATGAAAGACCCAAACAACGCTTTATTTAAAAGCACTGATTAAGCCGTAAAATGACGCCACGCACCATCGTCAGGCCTGGCCATGATTTTAACTCAGCAGTCCACTAACGACTGACACCATGACGTCGCGATAGATCTCCGAAAATATTTCCAGAGGTAGCCAATGGCTGCAATAAAATCCGCCTTGTCCACTGGCGTAGCTTTTTTAATCGCCATGGCAAATGCCAGCGCCAGCGAGAATAGTCCGGGATGGTACACTGGCTTTGCAGCCTCCACCAACATGGCTGAGCTCAAGCAATTAAACCGCCTCAATACAGACGACCTTCGCGAGGAGGATGAATACAATGGTAAATCCACCAATTTTAGCGCCGCCTTCAGTGCCGGCTACCGACTGAATGATTATTTCGCACTGAACATCGATGTCTCAAACACCGATATTGAAGGTGATATAACAAACGCAGACCTCAACAGGAGAGTACGCGTCGAAGCAAAGCCTGTCTCGATCACGCCCGGCGTCAAATTTTTCTATGCCGTCAACCACAAGATGGATCTGTATGCCAAGCTGGGTGCGGCGATAAGCTTTGCTGAGTATCATTGCAGCGATAGCGACAACAGAGAGTACTACCAAGAACGCGGCGAGGCCAGCTGGGACCTCAGCGCTGCGCTGAGTGTAGGCACACAATGGAGACTGAACGCGCATTGGGCTATTAATGCTGAGTACACTCGCAACAATTCCACGCTAGACTTCGATTCTGAGCACGGCAATGAAATAAAGGTGAATTATGACAACCGAAGCGTCGCCCTCGGTTTGAACTACCGCTTTTAACCGCCCAGCACAATCAAAAGTGGCCGGGCACGACCTCCCCCCGCTGTCGTTTAGCATCACCACTAAATCGACACTTATAAAATATAAAAAAAACAATGAGCTTATTAGCAGGAAGGCATCAGCCAAAAAAAGCCATCACTGCAAGGTATTTTTACGGACAACATATGCAGCATATAATAAAGCACGTCGTCATTTGTAGCGGCATTCTAATACTCTCCGCCAACAGCCATAGCGTGAAAAATGCGTGCGCAGCCACTGTTGTCGAGACATCAGCGCAACACCAACAAGACAACAGCGACAATGAGCAAAAGCCTTTTGCCACGTCATTCCCTGCTGGCTACCGGCTTATTGAAGAGCTTGCCCCCGAAGCCTCTGCGCCGAATAGCACGACTGTATTTTCGCTGGCACAACAAAGCGCTAACGACGTCGCGAAGAAGGTTATTAACCAGCACGAGGACGCATCAAATACCTTCCTCTTCAGTATAAAATCAACGACAAGAAGTACGAGGTCATCAATACAAACAGAACAGCTGACAGAGATCATCGCTAAAGGCAGTGCCGAAATACTGTCAGCAAGACGATCAAACAACTCACTGTAGCGCCAAAGCGACGCAATATAGAAGCAATATAGAAGCAATATAGAAGCAATATAGAAGCAATATAGAAGCAATAATAAAGTATCAATGATACCAGCTAGCGCCATTTTCCACGGCGATTTTTTCCTCTTCGTTAAGATGAGTAAAACGATATCGACAGCGATGCAACCAAAAAGCAGCGTTAGCGAGACCTAAAACAGGGACTAACCAATCAGTCTGCAATGCACCTATAGATAATTGTTATGATTCGACTAAAGTCCCGTTTATTTTTCATCACCGTTAAAACCGCCACAATTATCGAAGTTAGTAACGCTGTGTTACTAAAATATAGTGAAGGAAGGATATGATGGAAAAAAAGGTATTAGGCCAGAAAAAAATTCTCGCCGTGAGTGTCGCACTCTCTTTATCCGCGATGGTGTCATCGGCTTACGCCGTCGAAGCAGGCGTTAAGTGCCAGCTAGACAGCGATGCAGAATGTGCAGCGATTTTACCACCGCTGCAGGATAACCACTA harbors:
- a CDS encoding porin family protein, coding for MSILKSTLIASASLLIAISHANAAENPDTGWYVGAGVAVNQLKDDDGSKETYNGPSFNAGYQLNQHLALELGISGFDSKQSSEDVDGSYKAETDVIFLTPAVKWSYAASERINLYSKVGASIAFVDYQNTNVDDGETWSNKASSEWDVSPMISVGAEWELDSNWAVNAEYTYRPTAIDVDMELDDGSTFSHDLDLEVQSFTLGVNYRF
- a CDS encoding porin family protein — its product is MSILKSTLIASASLLIAISHANAAENPDTGWYVGAGIAVNQLKGDDGSKETYNGPSFNAGYQLNQHLALELGISGFDSKQSSEDVDGSYKAETDVIFLTPAVKWSYAASERINLYSKVGASIAFVDHQSTNVDDGETWSNKASSEWDVSPMISVGAEWELDSNWAVNAEYTYRPTAIDVDIELDDGSTFSHDLDLEVQSFTLGVNYRF
- a CDS encoding porin family protein, producing the protein MSILKSTLIASASLLIATSHANAAENPDTGWYVGAGVVSSQIKIKDSDFDESYTGAALTAGYQFNEHLSLELGLSNLHIDETTGDDEYKMETTVSPIFLTPAVKWSFAASESIDLYTKLGVSIAFTDTTVVTTPTHENSSVYEARSEWDINPTFSVGAEWELDHNWAVNAEYTYSPTALNVESEIDGTKYNDDLDLEVQSFMIGLSYRF
- a CDS encoding porin family protein, producing MAAIKSALSTGVAFLIAMANASASENSPGWYTGFAASTNMAELKQLNRLNTDDLREEDEYNGKSTNFSAAFSAGYRLNDYFALNIDVSNTDIEGDITNADLNRRVRVEAKPVSITPGVKFFYAVNHKMDLYAKLGAAISFAEYHCSDSDNREYYQERGEASWDLSAALSVGTQWRLNAHWAINAEYTRNNSTLDFDSEHGNEIKVNYDNRSVALGLNYRF